In a genomic window of Hyphomonas sp.:
- a CDS encoding tetratricopeptide repeat protein produces the protein MKNTICMASLLLGLTLGTAEAQVMVLGGGIAKDCYEAARFETVSPRQGAETCTRAIELEAMNAGNRAATYTNRGVLRMRAGDYDAALSDYEKAKRIRPETGETWLNEGAAYIFLKDYPSAMASLDQAISLDSSDLHAAYYNRAIAKEKLGDVEGAYYDFRKALELKPDWDLAEWQLSRFEVTTN, from the coding sequence ATGAAGAACACGATATGTATGGCGTCCCTGCTGCTGGGCCTCACCCTGGGCACGGCGGAAGCGCAGGTCATGGTCCTCGGGGGCGGAATCGCCAAGGACTGCTACGAAGCCGCCCGATTCGAGACCGTCTCGCCGCGCCAGGGCGCCGAAACCTGCACCCGCGCCATCGAACTGGAAGCCATGAATGCCGGCAACCGCGCTGCCACCTACACGAATCGCGGCGTGCTGCGGATGCGCGCAGGCGACTATGATGCTGCCCTGTCCGACTATGAAAAGGCCAAGCGCATCCGTCCGGAAACCGGAGAGACCTGGCTCAATGAAGGCGCGGCCTACATCTTCCTGAAAGACTATCCCAGCGCCATGGCATCGCTCGACCAGGCCATATCGCTGGACTCCAGCGACCTGCACGCCGCCTATTACAACCGCGCCATCGCGAAGGAAAAGCTCGGCGATGTCGAAGGCGCCTATTACGACTTTCGCAAGGCGCTGGAGCTGAAACCCGACTGGGACCTGGCCGAATGGCAGCTGTCGCGCTTCGAGGTCACCACGAACTAG
- a CDS encoding peptide MFS transporter, with translation MWERFSYYGMRGLLVLYLTQHFLFSDEKSSIMYGAYTALVYVMTIIGGTLADRYLGQRKAVTFGAILLCLGHFGMAFEGSGSKEYLVTNGAEIEIAHEGRGDNRQLFVDVDGETRRVVFEQGSGDLQILESADDAKEPTAPVYQQIAKADYTTRIEQQELYTNILFLSLAFIIAGVGYLKANISTIVGAIYDFDDPRRDSGFSLFYMGINLGSLLSSLTCGIIGIVWGWKYGFGLAGIGMFAGLAVFLWGQKFLEGKAEPPNPETLKKSFLGPINVEMACYLAGAIVIAVAMLLVMNAEVIPDWFVGSLGIAIFIGLLLYAFIQLKGTERNRMFAAIYFVLAQIPFWALFEQAGSSLTLFTDRLVDKEMFGMNVPTPVFQFLNAGYIVIFAPIFAWMWIALSKRNMEPSTPVKFAIGVFLAGLGFLSLVGGIGMSGAGMTAVGFIFLIYWVHTMGELMVSPVGLSAVTKLAPARVVGMTMGAWFLYSGLSNYLAGVIARTTGAETIGGQITDVAAAKATYVSVYSNVGYVAMGIGVLMLIISPIIKHWMKGSEQLPAESSMVSDEMF, from the coding sequence ATGTGGGAGCGCTTTTCGTATTACGGCATGCGCGGCCTGCTGGTGCTGTACCTGACCCAGCATTTCCTGTTCTCGGACGAGAAGTCATCGATCATGTACGGCGCCTATACGGCGCTCGTTTACGTCATGACGATCATCGGCGGCACGCTGGCCGACCGGTATCTTGGCCAGCGCAAGGCCGTGACCTTCGGGGCGATCCTGCTCTGTCTTGGCCATTTCGGCATGGCCTTCGAAGGATCCGGGTCCAAGGAATACCTGGTGACCAATGGCGCGGAAATCGAGATTGCGCATGAAGGCCGCGGCGACAATCGCCAGCTGTTTGTCGATGTGGATGGCGAGACCCGCCGCGTCGTGTTCGAACAGGGCAGCGGAGACCTTCAGATCCTGGAAAGCGCAGATGATGCGAAGGAACCGACAGCGCCGGTCTACCAGCAGATCGCCAAGGCCGACTATACGACGCGCATCGAACAGCAGGAGCTTTACACAAACATCCTGTTCCTTTCGCTGGCCTTCATCATTGCCGGGGTCGGTTATCTCAAGGCCAACATCTCCACGATTGTCGGGGCGATCTACGACTTTGACGATCCGCGCCGGGATTCGGGCTTCAGCCTGTTCTATATGGGCATCAATCTCGGCTCACTCCTGTCGTCGCTGACCTGCGGCATCATCGGCATTGTCTGGGGCTGGAAATACGGGTTTGGCTTGGCGGGCATCGGCATGTTTGCAGGGCTTGCCGTGTTCCTGTGGGGACAGAAATTCCTGGAAGGAAAGGCCGAGCCGCCAAATCCGGAAACGCTGAAGAAATCCTTCCTCGGCCCGATCAATGTCGAGATGGCCTGCTATCTGGCAGGTGCGATCGTGATCGCCGTGGCCATGCTGCTGGTGATGAATGCGGAAGTGATCCCGGACTGGTTCGTGGGCTCGCTCGGCATCGCCATCTTCATCGGCTTGCTGCTTTATGCCTTCATCCAGCTGAAGGGCACGGAGCGCAACCGGATGTTTGCGGCAATCTATTTCGTGCTGGCGCAGATCCCGTTCTGGGCGCTGTTCGAACAGGCCGGTTCGTCGCTGACCCTGTTCACAGACCGTCTGGTGGACAAGGAAATGTTTGGCATGAACGTGCCGACGCCGGTCTTCCAGTTCCTGAATGCGGGTTACATCGTCATCTTCGCGCCGATCTTTGCCTGGATGTGGATTGCCCTGTCCAAGCGGAACATGGAGCCCTCAACCCCGGTGAAATTTGCCATCGGCGTCTTCCTGGCAGGACTTGGCTTCCTGTCGCTGGTGGGTGGCATTGGCATGTCCGGAGCGGGCATGACCGCCGTCGGCTTCATCTTCCTGATCTACTGGGTGCACACGATGGGGGAACTCATGGTGTCGCCGGTCGGCCTGTCGGCGGTGACCAAGCTGGCCCCGGCCCGCGTGGTCGGCATGACGATGGGCGCCTGGTTCCTGTATTCCGGTCTGTCGAACTATCTGGCAGGCGTGATTGCCCGCACAACCGGCGCAGAAACGATTGGTGGACAGATTACCGATGTGGCAGCCGCCAAGGCGACCTATGTCAGCGTCTATTCCAATGTCGGCTATGTGGCGATGGGCATTGGCGTCCTGATGCTGATCATCTCGCCGATCATCAAACACTGGATGAAGGGCAGCGAGCAATTGCCGGCCGAATCCTCGATGGTTTCCGACGAGATGTTCTGA
- a CDS encoding 16S rRNA (uracil(1498)-N(3))-methyltransferase produces the protein MSSIPRLYVRSTLAASEPVRLDADASKYLMRVMRLGEGDAVRVFNGRDGEWLCHLDAPDGKIAVIVPAEQMRAQAEAGAPELILLFAPVKKSETDFIVEKATELGARVIQPVLTQFTQTRTVRRDRFEKIALEAAEQTERLDLPVIADLASLDAALAALPGGTAVIFCDEAGEDESQPWGGQTGRAAAALDVLTGLKGRAAAVLIGPEGGFSPEERAFLRGRDETYPVSLGPRILRAETAAISALTLWQAVCGDWT, from the coding sequence ATGAGTTCAATACCAAGACTTTATGTTCGTTCCACGCTCGCCGCATCCGAGCCGGTCCGGCTGGACGCGGATGCCTCGAAATACCTGATGCGGGTGATGCGGCTCGGCGAAGGCGACGCGGTGCGGGTCTTCAATGGCCGGGACGGCGAATGGCTGTGCCATCTGGATGCGCCGGACGGAAAGATCGCCGTGATTGTGCCGGCTGAACAGATGCGGGCGCAGGCGGAGGCGGGCGCGCCGGAGCTGATCCTGCTGTTTGCGCCGGTGAAGAAGTCGGAAACGGATTTCATCGTCGAGAAGGCGACCGAACTGGGCGCGCGGGTGATCCAGCCCGTGCTGACGCAGTTCACCCAGACGCGCACCGTGCGGCGCGACCGGTTCGAGAAGATTGCGCTGGAGGCTGCCGAGCAGACCGAACGGCTGGACCTGCCGGTCATTGCAGACCTGGCCAGCCTGGACGCGGCGCTGGCGGCCCTGCCGGGCGGGACGGCGGTGATCTTCTGCGATGAGGCGGGCGAGGATGAGTCCCAGCCCTGGGGCGGGCAGACCGGCCGGGCGGCCGCAGCGCTGGACGTGCTGACGGGGCTGAAAGGCCGCGCGGCGGCGGTGCTGATCGGGCCCGAAGGCGGCTTCAGCCCGGAGGAGCGGGCTTTCCTGCGCGGGCGGGACGAGACCTATCCGGTCAGTCTGGGGCCGCGGATCCTGCGCGCCGAGACGGCAGCGATATCAGCGCTGACCCTGTGGCAGGCCGTGTGCGGGGACTGGACCTAG
- the ubiA gene encoding 4-hydroxybenzoate octaprenyltransferase — MDDTRRIPADSALPGWLASLPPGWQPYAMLARWDRPVGIWLLYLPCLIGLMFQRLITGVYVMDLVWAVLFLLGATAMRGAGCTWNDITDRDIDASVSRTALRPIPSGAVTLRQAYLFLGAQLVVGFGVWLALPLDAKLIALLSVPLVAAYPFMKRVTWWPQAWLGLTFNWGVLVGAAVATTITLPVLVLYAGLILWTIAYDTIYALQDREDDALIGVRSTARLFGQRAVLISFCFHMGATALIALAAALNEAGRIGALTAILFLAHGIWQAARLKSSREQAALAVFKSNVWAGLIVVLGFALSAMAPEPKSRSLFAHHEIVLDTPPSTLDLPFGFKVKRPGPSPADPGETWFASAAMRALQREGIIGPSPDDITASDTP, encoded by the coding sequence ATGGACGACACACGCAGAATCCCGGCGGACAGCGCCCTGCCCGGCTGGCTGGCCAGTTTGCCGCCCGGCTGGCAGCCCTATGCCATGCTGGCGCGGTGGGACCGGCCGGTCGGCATCTGGCTGCTATACCTGCCCTGCCTGATCGGCCTGATGTTCCAGCGCCTGATCACCGGCGTCTATGTCATGGATCTGGTCTGGGCCGTGCTGTTCCTGCTCGGCGCCACCGCCATGCGCGGGGCCGGATGCACCTGGAATGACATCACCGACCGGGACATCGATGCCAGCGTCAGCCGGACGGCCTTGCGCCCGATCCCGTCCGGCGCGGTCACGCTGCGCCAGGCCTATCTGTTCCTGGGCGCCCAGCTGGTCGTCGGCTTCGGCGTCTGGCTGGCCCTGCCGCTGGACGCCAAACTCATTGCCCTCCTGTCGGTGCCGCTGGTCGCAGCCTATCCCTTCATGAAGCGGGTCACCTGGTGGCCACAGGCCTGGCTCGGGCTCACCTTCAATTGGGGTGTGCTCGTCGGCGCAGCCGTTGCCACAACGATCACCCTGCCGGTGCTCGTGCTCTATGCCGGCCTGATCCTGTGGACCATCGCCTATGACACGATCTATGCGCTGCAGGACCGGGAGGATGACGCCCTGATCGGCGTGCGCTCGACCGCGCGCCTGTTCGGCCAGCGCGCTGTCCTGATCAGCTTCTGCTTCCATATGGGCGCCACCGCGCTGATCGCGCTCGCCGCGGCCCTGAACGAGGCCGGACGGATCGGCGCATTGACCGCCATCCTCTTCCTCGCCCATGGCATCTGGCAGGCTGCCCGCCTCAAATCCAGCCGCGAACAGGCCGCCCTCGCCGTCTTCAAGTCAAATGTCTGGGCCGGCCTGATTGTCGTGCTCGGCTTCGCCCTCTCCGCCATGGCCCCGGAACCGAAAAGCCGGTCCCTGTTCGCCCATCACGAAATCGTCCTCGACACGCCGCCCTCGACGCTGGACCTGCCCTTCGGCTTCAAGGTGAAACGCCCCGGCCCGTCCCCCGCAGACCCCGGCGAAACCTGGTTCGCCAGCGCCGCCATGCGCGCCCTCCAGCGCGAAGGCATCATCGGTCCGTCCCCGGATGACATCACCGCCTCCGACACCCCCTAG
- a CDS encoding glutamate--cysteine ligase: MTTPTSDIDETSRRIASKSELIEYFEAGNKPRDQWRVGTEHEKFGFLREGLRPLPYEGEASVLAILEGLRDRFDWQPILEAGKLIGLKKDGASVSLEPGGQFELSGAPLRTMHETCNEVGSHLREVREIADPLGVAFMGLGASPVWSMAETPVMPKGRYKIMMDYMDKVGRLGRQMMFRTCTVQSNLDFESEADMVKKFRVSLALQPLGTALFANSPFMDGRPNGFLSYRSQIWTDTDPDRTGMLPFVFEDGFGFERYVDYALDVPMYFVRRGGKYLDASGLSFRDFLEGKLPILPGEKPAMDDFADHLSTIFPEVRLKQFLEMRGSDGGPWSHLCAFSAFWTGLLYCGDSLEAAWDLVKDWSAADREAMRQGVRTLGLKTPVPGGRSMQDLAIDVLDISRAGLKRRANLSVAGDDETGYLTELDEIARTGLTPAERLLEKYHGAWQRDLSHIFADQAY, translated from the coding sequence TTGACCACGCCGACGTCGGACATCGACGAGACTTCCCGTCGTATCGCCTCCAAATCCGAGCTGATCGAATATTTCGAAGCCGGCAACAAGCCCCGCGACCAGTGGCGCGTGGGCACCGAGCATGAAAAGTTCGGGTTCCTGCGCGAGGGGCTGCGGCCGCTGCCCTATGAAGGCGAGGCATCCGTTCTTGCGATACTCGAGGGCCTGCGCGACCGGTTCGACTGGCAGCCCATCCTCGAGGCGGGCAAGCTGATCGGCCTGAAAAAGGATGGCGCGAGCGTCTCGCTGGAGCCGGGCGGCCAGTTTGAACTATCGGGCGCGCCGCTGCGCACCATGCACGAGACCTGCAATGAGGTGGGCAGCCATCTGCGCGAAGTCCGCGAGATTGCCGATCCGCTGGGCGTGGCCTTCATGGGTCTGGGCGCCAGCCCGGTCTGGAGCATGGCCGAGACCCCGGTCATGCCCAAGGGCCGCTACAAGATCATGATGGACTATATGGACAAGGTCGGGCGGCTGGGCCGTCAGATGATGTTCCGCACCTGCACCGTGCAGTCGAACCTGGATTTCGAATCCGAGGCCGACATGGTGAAGAAGTTCCGCGTGTCGCTGGCGCTGCAGCCGCTGGGCACGGCGCTGTTTGCCAATTCGCCCTTCATGGACGGGCGTCCGAACGGCTTCCTGTCCTATCGCTCGCAGATCTGGACCGACACCGATCCCGACCGGACGGGCATGTTGCCCTTCGTGTTCGAGGACGGGTTCGGCTTTGAGCGCTATGTCGACTATGCGCTGGACGTGCCGATGTATTTCGTGCGGCGTGGCGGAAAATATCTTGATGCCAGCGGCCTGTCCTTCCGCGACTTCCTGGAGGGCAAATTGCCGATCCTGCCGGGCGAAAAGCCGGCCATGGACGATTTCGCAGACCATCTGTCGACGATTTTCCCGGAAGTGCGGCTGAAGCAATTCCTGGAGATGCGCGGCTCTGATGGCGGGCCGTGGAGTCATCTCTGTGCCTTCTCAGCCTTCTGGACGGGGCTGCTGTATTGCGGCGACAGTCTTGAGGCGGCCTGGGATCTGGTGAAGGACTGGTCGGCGGCCGATCGCGAAGCGATGCGCCAGGGTGTTCGCACGCTGGGCCTGAAAACGCCGGTGCCTGGTGGCCGCTCAATGCAGGATCTGGCCATCGACGTGCTGGACATTTCCCGCGCCGGTTTGAAACGCCGGGCAAACCTGTCGGTCGCCGGTGATGACGAGACCGGCTATCTCACCGAACTGGACGAGATTGCCCGGACGGGCCTGACCCCCGCCGAGCGGCTTCTGGAAAAGTATCATGGGGCCTGGCAGCGCGACCTGAGTCACATTTTTGCCGACCAGGCCTATTAG
- the tldD gene encoding metalloprotease TldD, which yields MTQTSLPFDLAKTSEILANAAKGADDGDLFVERSRSESFVFDDGRLKSAAFDTDQGFGLRVVAGETTGSGYASELSLDAIGRAAETAAQAKRGYSGHLATGPTPTNRRLYDPIDPTSAPDFTMKTGLLAEIDAWARACDPRVVQVSVSLAGSHKEIDIVRPDGAVFSEIRPLVRLNVSVTLEENGRRESAGAGAGGRAAYEDWIQPDRWQAMVRRAIKKASVNLQSIPTPAGQMEVVLGPGWPAVLLHEAVGHGLEGDFNRKGTSVYSGRIGDQVAAKGVTVIDDGSIERRRGSLSFDDEGTPTQRTVLIEDGILKGYMQDRMNARLMGQAPTGNGRRESYESATMPRMTNTVMLGGDKDPDEIVGSIKRGLWAVDFGGGQVDITSGNFVFQCTEAYLVENGKVVAPVKNATLIGHGPTVLQDVTMIGNDFAMDDGVGVCGKAGQSVPVGVGQPTLKVGALTVGGAG from the coding sequence ATGACCCAGACTTCCCTGCCCTTCGATCTCGCCAAGACCTCCGAAATCCTCGCCAATGCCGCGAAAGGCGCCGATGATGGCGACCTGTTCGTCGAGCGGTCGCGCTCCGAAAGCTTCGTCTTCGATGATGGCCGGCTGAAATCGGCAGCCTTCGACACCGATCAGGGCTTCGGCCTGCGGGTCGTGGCCGGTGAGACCACGGGATCGGGCTACGCGTCCGAACTGTCGCTGGATGCCATCGGGCGCGCCGCAGAAACCGCCGCCCAGGCCAAGCGTGGCTATTCCGGTCACCTCGCCACCGGCCCGACGCCGACAAATCGCCGCCTCTACGATCCCATCGATCCGACCTCCGCGCCGGACTTCACGATGAAAACGGGCCTTCTGGCCGAAATCGACGCTTGGGCACGCGCCTGTGATCCGCGTGTGGTGCAGGTATCCGTCTCGCTGGCCGGCAGTCACAAGGAAATCGACATTGTCCGCCCCGATGGCGCGGTCTTTTCTGAAATCCGTCCTCTGGTGCGCCTGAACGTGTCGGTCACGCTGGAAGAGAATGGCCGGCGCGAATCGGCCGGCGCCGGGGCCGGTGGCCGCGCCGCTTATGAAGACTGGATCCAGCCGGACCGCTGGCAGGCCATGGTCAGGCGCGCGATCAAGAAGGCCTCCGTCAATCTCCAGTCCATCCCGACCCCGGCAGGCCAGATGGAAGTCGTGCTCGGGCCGGGCTGGCCGGCCGTGCTTCTTCACGAAGCCGTGGGGCATGGCCTTGAAGGTGACTTCAACCGCAAGGGCACCAGCGTCTATTCCGGCCGCATCGGCGACCAGGTCGCCGCAAAGGGCGTCACGGTCATTGATGATGGCAGCATCGAACGCCGCCGCGGCTCCCTCTCCTTCGATGATGAAGGCACACCCACCCAGCGCACGGTCCTGATCGAGGACGGCATCCTGAAAGGCTACATGCAGGACCGGATGAATGCCCGCCTGATGGGTCAGGCCCCGACCGGCAATGGCCGCCGCGAGAGCTATGAATCCGCCACCATGCCGCGCATGACCAATACGGTGATGCTCGGCGGCGACAAGGATCCTGACGAAATCGTCGGGTCCATCAAGCGTGGCCTGTGGGCAGTCGATTTCGGCGGCGGCCAGGTCGACATCACGTCCGGCAATTTCGTGTTCCAGTGCACAGAGGCCTATCTGGTTGAAAACGGGAAGGTCGTCGCGCCGGTCAAGAATGCCACCCTGATCGGGCATGGCCCCACCGTGCTGCAGGATGTGACCATGATCGGCAATGACTTCGCCATGGATGACGGCGTCGGCGTGTGCGGCAAGGCTGGCCAGTCCGTGCCTGTCGGCGTCGGACAACCCACCCTGAAAGTGGGTGCCCTGACCGTGGGCGGTGCCGGCTAA
- a CDS encoding rhodanese-like domain-containing protein, which produces MARFATAFAATALAALAFTLPATADVKTLSADAAHSLVQRGELILLDVRTPSEWAMTGMPRDSVGANVQDVDFLAQARGAVLGDLHYPVAVICRTGNRSAMAAEKLDSAGFAEIYLIAEGMIGLDGIGDGWIKRGLPTDQFLPPDR; this is translated from the coding sequence ATGGCCCGTTTTGCCACCGCTTTCGCCGCCACGGCCCTGGCCGCCTTGGCGTTCACCCTGCCCGCCACCGCTGATGTCAAAACCCTGTCGGCCGATGCGGCCCATTCCCTGGTGCAGCGCGGCGAACTGATCCTGCTGGATGTGCGCACTCCGTCCGAATGGGCCATGACCGGCATGCCGCGCGACAGCGTCGGCGCGAATGTTCAGGATGTGGACTTTCTGGCCCAGGCGCGCGGCGCCGTGTTGGGGGATCTGCACTATCCCGTCGCCGTCATCTGCCGCACAGGCAATCGCTCGGCCATGGCAGCAGAGAAACTCGACTCTGCCGGCTTTGCGGAGATCTATCTGATCGCCGAAGGCATGATCGGGCTGGACGGGATCGGGGATGGCTGGATCAAGCGCGGCCTGCCGACAGACCAGTTCCTGCCGCCTGACCGGTAA
- the coxB gene encoding cytochrome c oxidase subunit II — protein sequence MRHLLAAMCAAVMAGPALAFEPTDGALGFQPAATRIAERIHVFHDFVLVIITLITLLVLGLLLWIIVRHNRKANPVPKKFSHNTLIEVIWTVVPALILVAIASQSFPNLYYQDVVPNLQQITEKSDKLVADGKTAQHERFAKDYFPDAAEKGFVNVKAQGNQWNWTYTYPDLVDDAGYALEFVSNPVHVGVSTDAENYAGATGRSDYAAKPRNLAVDYPMVIPEDRYIRYYTAAADVIHSWTVPAFGVKTDAVPGRLNEGWFLVEEPGIYYGQCSELCGVNHAFMPIEVRVVSEEQYQTWGELMLAGDYEAAYAAVDVFASNEQATQFAAKQ from the coding sequence GTGCGACACCTTCTTGCCGCCATGTGCGCCGCCGTTATGGCCGGACCGGCGCTGGCCTTTGAACCGACCGATGGTGCGCTGGGCTTCCAGCCGGCTGCTACGCGCATTGCCGAGCGCATTCATGTCTTCCATGATTTCGTGCTGGTCATCATCACCCTGATCACGCTTCTGGTGCTGGGCCTGCTGCTGTGGATCATCGTGCGCCACAATCGCAAGGCCAATCCGGTGCCGAAGAAGTTCAGCCACAACACGCTGATCGAGGTCATCTGGACCGTCGTGCCCGCGCTGATCCTGGTGGCGATTGCCAGCCAGTCCTTCCCGAATTTGTACTATCAGGACGTTGTGCCGAATCTGCAGCAGATCACCGAGAAATCGGACAAGCTGGTCGCGGACGGCAAGACGGCCCAGCATGAGCGCTTCGCGAAAGACTATTTTCCGGACGCTGCCGAGAAGGGCTTCGTGAACGTCAAGGCACAGGGCAACCAGTGGAACTGGACCTACACCTATCCGGACCTCGTGGATGATGCGGGCTATGCGCTGGAATTCGTGTCCAATCCGGTCCATGTTGGCGTGTCGACCGATGCGGAAAACTATGCCGGCGCCACGGGCCGTTCGGACTATGCCGCCAAGCCGCGCAATCTGGCCGTCGACTATCCGATGGTGATCCCCGAAGACCGCTACATCCGCTATTACACGGCCGCCGCCGACGTGATCCATTCCTGGACCGTGCCGGCCTTTGGCGTGAAGACGGATGCGGTGCCGGGCCGCCTGAACGAGGGCTGGTTCCTGGTGGAGGAGCCGGGCATCTATTACGGCCAGTGTTCCGAACTGTGTGGTGTGAACCACGCTTTCATGCCGATCGAGGTGCGCGTGGTCAGCGAAGAACAGTACCAGACCTGGGGCGAACTTATGCTCGCCGGGGACTATGAAGCTGCCTATGCCGCCGTCGACGTGTTTGCATCCAATGAGCAGGCGACCCAGTTCGCCGCCAAGCAATAA
- a CDS encoding NAD-dependent succinate-semialdehyde dehydrogenase has product MADQTIKSVNPANGTLIEEFKPHTAGEVDSAIARADAAFASWRKTGFDARARLMQAAAGVLEANSDRYAATMTAEMGKPLNQARAEIRKCAWVCRHYAEHAATYLADEELQSDGRRAFARHLPLGVILAVMPWNFPFWQVFRFAAPTLMAGNTALLKHASNVFRSALNIEEVFREAGFPDGAFQTLLIGSNQVEHVIKDERVRAVSLTGSGPAGGAVAATAGKALKPSLLELGGSDAFIVMPSADLDSALDTALTARTQNTGQSCIAAKRFFVHEDVFDAFRQGFETRFRQLKLGDPMQPDTDIGPLATPDIRDDLVAQIDASVAAGAHLFKAGNALPDTGSWFDPCILTGAPDGTPSTDEEMFGPVANLWKVSGLDDAIRRANASVFGLGSVIFTKDPGEMEQAVNDLQAGATFINAMVASDPRLPFGGIKQSGYGRELAADGIRAFVNRKTVFQA; this is encoded by the coding sequence ATGGCCGACCAGACCATCAAATCCGTGAATCCGGCGAATGGCACACTCATCGAGGAATTCAAACCCCATACAGCCGGAGAGGTGGACAGCGCCATCGCCCGCGCCGATGCCGCCTTTGCCTCATGGCGCAAGACCGGTTTCGACGCCCGCGCCCGGCTGATGCAGGCCGCCGCCGGTGTGCTCGAGGCCAATTCGGACCGTTATGCCGCCACCATGACCGCCGAAATGGGCAAGCCGCTGAACCAGGCAAGGGCCGAAATCCGCAAATGCGCTTGGGTCTGCCGCCATTATGCCGAACATGCCGCCACCTATCTGGCCGACGAAGAATTGCAGAGCGACGGCCGCAGGGCCTTCGCGCGCCACCTTCCCCTCGGCGTCATCCTGGCCGTGATGCCATGGAATTTTCCGTTCTGGCAGGTGTTCCGCTTTGCCGCCCCCACACTGATGGCGGGCAACACCGCCCTTCTGAAACACGCTTCCAACGTGTTCCGCTCGGCGCTCAACATCGAGGAAGTCTTTCGCGAGGCCGGATTCCCCGACGGAGCCTTCCAGACGCTGCTGATCGGGTCGAACCAGGTCGAGCACGTGATCAAGGACGAGCGCGTCCGGGCCGTCTCGCTGACCGGGTCAGGTCCCGCCGGCGGCGCCGTCGCCGCCACGGCCGGCAAGGCCCTGAAACCCTCCCTGCTGGAACTCGGCGGATCGGACGCCTTCATCGTCATGCCCTCGGCAGATCTCGACTCGGCGCTCGATACGGCGCTCACCGCCCGCACGCAGAACACTGGCCAGTCCTGCATCGCCGCGAAGCGGTTCTTCGTCCACGAAGACGTGTTCGATGCCTTCCGGCAAGGCTTCGAGACCCGGTTCCGCCAGCTCAAACTCGGCGACCCGATGCAGCCAGACACCGATATCGGGCCGCTTGCCACGCCCGATATACGCGATGATCTCGTGGCCCAAATCGACGCGTCCGTCGCGGCCGGCGCACATCTGTTCAAGGCGGGCAATGCATTGCCGGACACCGGCAGCTGGTTCGATCCCTGCATTCTGACAGGGGCCCCGGACGGCACCCCCTCCACTGATGAGGAAATGTTCGGCCCGGTCGCCAATCTCTGGAAAGTGTCCGGCCTCGACGATGCGATTCGCCGCGCCAATGCCAGCGTGTTCGGGCTCGGCTCCGTGATCTTCACAAAGGATCCTGGCGAAATGGAGCAGGCAGTGAATGATTTGCAGGCCGGAGCCACGTTCATCAATGCCATGGTGGCGTCAGACCCGCGCCTGCCCTTTGGCGGCATCAAACAGTCGGGCTATGGCCGCGAACTGGCAGCCGACGGCATCCGCGCCTTCGTCAACCGCAAGACCGTTTTCCAGGCCTGA